A stretch of DNA from Lotus japonicus ecotype B-129 chromosome 4, LjGifu_v1.2:
CAGAAAGCTTTTCTGGAAATCCCAATTTATGTGGAACACCACTTCCAAAGGCTTGCTCTCCTACTCCTCCTCCACACTCAGAGAAAGAAACAGAATCCTTTATTGATAAGTTGGGTGCTTATTCTGGTTATCTTGTTCTTGGTTTAATTGTCCTGTTTTCGTTAGGCTGCATTTTGGCAACGAAATtcaagaccaaagaagaagcatTGATTGTTGAAAAGAAGATGAGAAGAGAAAACTCTATTGAAACTAAGAGTGGCACTGAGACCAGATCCAAGAGTTCAATGTCATCCCTTGAAAATGGGATGAACATGtcatcatcgtcatcatcatcatcaactctTGTTGTTTTCTCACGCCCTGAGTTGAAGCGATTGCAACTTGAGGACTTGCTGAGAGCTCCTGCTGAATTGATTGGGAGAGGAAGACACGGAAGCCTCTTCAAGGTGATGCTAGACAATGGAGTGCTTTTGGCAGTCAAGAGGATCAATGACTGGGGGATTTCAAAACAAGATTTTGAGAGAAGGATGAATAAGATTGGTCAAGTGAAGCATCCATATGTAGTTCCACTTGTTGCATATTATTGCTCACCACAAGAGAAGCTATTGGTGTATGAATACATGGAGAATGGGAGTCTCTTCCAAATGCTTTTAGGTAAGTTGTTAAGTAATATGTGAATGCATGCATTTGGGATAATAAGTACAAATGCCTAAGTAGTCCTAACAAAATGTATGTCCATTAAAACCAGAACATATAATGAGGATAAAAACCAAAATTTGCATACATACCAAATACTAATAGAATGTTTGGATCACCTTTTCTTTCAACAGAATTAATTATGAAACCTTGAGGCTACTCACAGAAGCTTTACCCCAGAAATGATTCTGGCTTTAGAATAATTGTAGAagggtttccaaacatgcactaaatgATGAAACCAACACATTGTGTAGATGTTTTTACATAATGATGCTCAAACTTTTGGTCTTTTTGCTTATTTCCTTAGGGACACTTTTTCCCGACATGGTTGAGAGCTTGTTTGTATTTCAGTTGGGTTAGATGTGAAAGTCCGTTTATCCAATCCTATAATTTTCTTCATTCGAGAATATGtggtttttcttctttggaacaTGTGATTTAGATTTCTCAGGTTGCAACTGGAATGTAGTCTCACTGGATGCATATCTAACAAAATGTTTTTCTACAATTTGATTGACATGTCAGGATCTCCAAGTGGCCAATCTTTTGAGTGGGGAAGCAGACTTAAGATTGCTTCTAAAATAGCTGAGGCTTTGGCTCATATCCATGAGGAGCTTCATGGAAGTGGTATAGCTCATGGTAACTTAAAATCAAGTAACATTTTGTTTGGAAAGAATATGGATCCCTGCATAAGCGAATACGGTCTGATGGTGGTTGAAGATCAAGCTCAAAGTGAAATTTCTCACAGAAGAAGATTCAAAAACAAGAATCTAGCTACTTCTCATGCATATAGAACCTTCAAAGTTGATACATATGCCTATGGTGTGATCCTTCTGCAGCTTCTGACTGGAAAAATAGTCCAGAACAATGGGCTCAATCTTGCTGAATGGGTGAGTTCAGTGATCAGAGAGGAATGGACTGCAGAAGTTTTTGACAAGTCATTGATTTCACAAGGTGCTAGTGAAGAGAGGATGGTGAACTTGTTGCATGTAGCACTGCAATGTGTAAATTCTTCTCCAAATGATAGACCAAGCATGAGTGATGTTGCAGCAATGACAATTGCAttgaaagaggaagaagaaagatccaCAATCTTCAACTCATGAGCTGAGACTTTAATTACGATAGTAAACTTCTATTCTTCATATCAGCTCACAAAAGAAATGTTCTATAATAGTATATAACATGCATATAAAAATCGAGTTTCTTTTTTATGTCGGGAAGTGTGTGATATGTGATCAGTATCCTTCtgtatgaaaaaaaattgattttgatgataGGAGAAGAAAATGGAAATATGTATCCATTCCTAAACCCAAAGTGTAAAACttaaaagagaaaagagaacaGAGAAAAAGAGGCAAAAATAAGGACAGCCCACTAGTATTTTGGGCATTTCTATCAAAGAGGATCTACAAATAAGTATTTCTTTTCTTCAATGTTTTCGTCCGAAAGCCACCACAAATGAAAGAATGCAATACTTATTAAGGTTTTAAATTACGGTTGCAACTGCATTGCAGAATTACGAACAAATGAAGATTTGAAACGACTGCAATTGGAATCGCAATGCCGTTGCGAGGAGTTCAAAACCCGGTACGTTGCGGGTCACAATTGTAGTTGCGAAACACAATTTGAAACCCTGATACTTAGACACCACGATTTAAGAAGTtagttttattttctattgcagGTTATTTAAAAAAGTACattgttttcattttattttgctttgaTTTGTGAAAAAAATGGAAATGGACAATGCTTTATTGTTTGCCCTATAAATTTTATGCCTCTGTTTATTACCCTATATGATTTGGTGGTTTGGTCCTAGAAAatgtttgattttcttttagTGAAAATGATGTTATCACTGTTTTGTTAAGCAATAAATGGTGGAGTACCAACCGATGGTTGATTTAGGTGATATATGCTTGATTTTTCTTTCGGGTTAAAGTCTTGTGTATGAAAAAATCATCGCTAAAAGAATTATCTTTACTAAAATGTAAATGTTCTCGACACAAACAAAATTATATCTCGTGAAGAATACTTAGCAAACAATAAACAGCTGAATGCCTTGCCTTAACAGAGATTTCTCTTTTTGACTTCTTGTTGGTTGGTTGGCCTTGGAGCTGGACACCCACCATTTTGCTTGCACTTGCACACCTCATTGAACAgacaaaataataatttaattagttGCCATGCGTGCAAGAATTTGGGACCCTACCATTAGGATCTACATAATCATAATGTGACCATTTACAAACGGCGAAGATTGACCATTAGGATCTATTAGCAACATTAATCATTTCAAATATGGCCCAAATGCTTGTATGATATATCAAAGCACGCCTATATGATAAGATAATCTGGAAAACAAAATTCAATAAATAGGAAAGACATATAGGTTTCCAGATTTTAATTTGGAAGATATAGTGTGAAAATGTATTGTATTTAGTATATCCACAAACACCTTCAAATATAGGAATAtgtttgcctatcaaaaaaaaaaaaacatgattgaAAATGCATGTATTCAAAAGTTAAGACTAATAACTTTTAATGATAAGTAATTCTAGAGCATTTTGCTGTAGAACCGAACCTGCTTCAAAAAAcaatcaaaaatgaaaaagaaccCTTTTTTCTATAGTTTTTATCTTCCTCATCCATCAGCCATGAATAGTTATTTTGCTGTGATCATGACAGAGACAGGAGTGGTATGAAATGGCTTGATTTCAGGAGCATGTTACCCGGCATTATTATCTGCAATGAATTTGATCATGAAAAAAAGAAGCCACCCAGCAAATAGAAAGCTTTGAGACCTAGCAGTATCAAACTTTGTTCTATAAGGTCAACACCTTAATCATTTAgctattttctttctctctttttggTCTTGCAGCTTTCATATTAGTCATAGAAAAGTTGCTTCATATATTAGTGACTATTACTATTACcaataaataaaaaggaaagaaaTTTGCTTACTGCACAATCTGCATAAAGAACCATATATTTTCTAATACCCCATTTCATGAGCATATTGACTCAGCTGAACTTGGATCCTCCTTTTAAGTTCATAAATTATAGCCAAAATCTTTGTTCCCTTCTCCACACTCAATGCTAGAAAATGCCACCTGGGGAACATTTAATTTGCACCTATGAAAACCAACCAACTAACAAAGAAAACCAGTTTTGTTAATCTCCATCTGCTAAAATGCGCAGCATACCACTTGATTTGAAGCACTCATCATCATCTCAGCCTCCTTTCTCTGCATTTCAAACATTTCATGAAGCTAATGTTAGCAATGAGAATGAagcatcaccatcaccaccatcatcatcgtCGTCTCTTATTGGAATTAGTCCACTTATTTTGCTGGTTATAACAGTTCTCTCAGTTATCTTTTTCATCTATGGCCTTATCCATTTGGTTCTGTGGTTTCTGATGAAAAGaccatcatcatcctcttcaatCCTCTACAATTCCAACAGATTCCAAGAGTCCACCACGAGAACCCGCGCTCTTCAAAGACAGCTTCAAAACCTCTTCCGCTTGCATGACTCAGGTCTAGACCAGGCTCTCATAGATTCTCTTCCACTTTTCCACTACCAAGATTTACTGGACTTGAAGGAACCCTTTGATTGTGCTGTGTGTCTCTTTGAATTCTCAGAGCACGACAAGCTGAGATTGCTTCCAATGTGCAGCCATGCCTTTCACATGGATTGCCTTGACACATGGCTTCTCTCAAACTCTACATGTCCTCTATGCAGAGCAACTGTGGAGAAGAGTCCAACATTGAATGATGATAACAACAGTAACTCTTTGGTTGTTTCAAATAAGGAAGAGAATGGTAATGGGTGTTCAGAATCTGAAGAGAAGCAAAAAATTATGAAGAGGGTGCTTTCTGTGAGGCTTGGAAAATTCAGAAATATTGGATTGGAGGGTGGAGAAGGAATAGAAAGTGGTGGTTGTAGTTTGGAATTGGATGAGAGGAGATGCTACTCCATGGGTTCATATCAATATGTGGTTGGTGATATGAATCTGCAAGTGGTGTTGTCTCAATCTGGTGAGGAAGGTGAAAATGAGAATGTGGAGGGAAAGAGGATAAGGAGCACCACCAAGGGTGAGAGCTTCTCTGTTTCTAAGATTTGGCTTTGGTCCAAGACGAGTAAATTTCATAGTTCTAATGCTGCTTTCCCTTGATTTTTGTTTCAATGTTCATGTTTTCAATATCATACTATCTATCTATCAACAACTTACATAGATTTATGCTTATGCTTGTTGGTATTTTGGCTGTAGTTATGTTTTGTTCTTTTTGGTTAGTCTCTTGACTCACCATTTGAATTGGGACTGGTCAAGGTTGAACTGTAAACAAAGTAACATAGTTGAAATTCCAACAGGTTCAAGCCAGAAGAATTCAGAGAAGatagaaggagaagaaaattgTATTCCAATTTCTCAAAGTCTGAATTACAGTGATATGATATCTCCTTATATGGTGTTCTCTGCTAACTAACCTATTGTAATTTGCTAATAAGTAATTAGCTACAACTTAATCTGAAAGTAACTCCTAAACTAACATAACACTAAACTACTACTTGAAACTAACTGGATAACATCAGCTGATCAAACATTTCAAATTCAAGCATGTTATGTTGGTCTGGCTCTGCTAATCCGATCGTTTTGAAGTTGATGGATTATTGGCTTCAAGCATAGATTCCTTGGAACAGCAGTCACCTACAAAATAGTAGATAGAAAGAGTGCATATCTTAATTGTTTCAGGTGACCCCATATTAATCAACAATGTTGTTCCCTAAATCATTTGTCCTCTTTATCCGGATAGACCAGATATTCGACAAGTGATTTTAGGAAATGAGGATCCTTGATTCGGACTGACATCCATTGCATTTGGGCCATACTGGCCCAATTATGCTTGAATGTGGGGCTGCTTGGCTAAGCCGACATGGGATTTAAAGACCTATATTTTTCGTAATATAAACCATAACCGTTTAAAACATTTTCCTCCTCTATCTCTTTTTCTCCCATGTTAACTTGCACAAGAGATTTTTCAATACTAATATGGGATTATCCTTTGGATAAAAGTTATTGATTGGTAAAGTAACTTTGAGTTAACTTATTGTGCTTGTCTTTTGAGCTGTTGAGGACCTTTAATAAGTTTAATTAGAGATTTTTCTCTAAAAGAATTGAGATTAAACTATAGTTAAGTGAATTCAACCATCCAACTAAACAACTAACCAGAAAATTGTAATTGAGGTATTGAAAACCTTTGATATTTGGCCAATTTGAATTGATCAgatttcaaaattttatttttggtgattatttttaatttgataAAAGTAAATCTTATTAatcatttataattttatatataaatttcaCTTTTTATTAAATTTCCATTTGATAACATATAATATAAGCATTTTATGTCAATTAAAAAACTTATTTGACTTCACTTATGAATAttttgttaaattaatatttaatatattcataatattaaaatatatttaattactaTAGATTTAATCACAATTGAAGCACATAGTTAATGAACAATGAGCTATGCCTTCacctatttattatttttaccaaaaaaacaaatttaattttaaaaatattcaaGCACAAAAATGATAAATCTAAAAGCTTTAGGGGATAAATAGCTTACTCGAGAGGCAAGTTCCATTGCAAACCCTAGCagtcatgtaacaccccgatttccgggtgtcactttagtaactcaaaaataaaataaagcggaaaaacgtgaatattttttttttcgtttggtttaaataaaatgacttgtcgaaataaagactcaactcaatcgcaattaacagcgactaatatacaatataaatacagcccttgctgcaactaaaaacatcgtcacgagtgtcctcaagagacggaaagtaacatcaagtaactgaaagtagtgtccgcaggcaaataagtgcgacccatagtaaGAGTCATACGTTTAATAAATAcaatcctccaagaaagtaagtcagcccagaacggcctccaaaagacctcctacgtccgaca
This window harbors:
- the LOC130710428 gene encoding probable inactive receptor kinase At2g26730, which produces MCVNPIWISFIVIFLFFPVTFSEDEVVKRALVRFMDKLAPGNSQRHAKYWGWNLASDPCSDNWHGVSCIRGKVNTIFLDDSSLNGTLDTSSLCMAKSLQSLSLKRNKLHGLIPEDLGACKSLTQLYLSDNSFSGDLPNSLEELGNLKRLHVARNNFSGELSNVIHLSGLISFLAEKNKFTGEIPDFNFSKLLEFNVSNNNLEGSIPDVRGEFYAESFSGNPNLCGTPLPKACSPTPPPHSEKETESFIDKLGAYSGYLVLGLIVLFSLGCILATKFKTKEEALIVEKKMRRENSIETKSGTETRSKSSMSSLENGMNMSSSSSSSSTLVVFSRPELKRLQLEDLLRAPAELIGRGRHGSLFKVMLDNGVLLAVKRINDWGISKQDFERRMNKIGQVKHPYVVPLVAYYCSPQEKLLVYEYMENGSLFQMLLGSPSGQSFEWGSRLKIASKIAEALAHIHEELHGSGIAHGNLKSSNILFGKNMDPCISEYGLMVVEDQAQSEISHRRRFKNKNLATSHAYRTFKVDTYAYGVILLQLLTGKIVQNNGLNLAEWVSSVIREEWTAEVFDKSLISQGASEERMVNLLHVALQCVNSSPNDRPSMSDVAAMTIALKEEEERSTIFNS
- the LOC130710429 gene encoding RING-H2 finger protein ATL46-like → MRSIPLDLKHSSSSQPPFSAFQTFHEANVSNENEASPSPPSSSSSLIGISPLILLVITVLSVIFFIYGLIHLVLWFLMKRPSSSSSILYNSNRFQESTTRTRALQRQLQNLFRLHDSGLDQALIDSLPLFHYQDLLDLKEPFDCAVCLFEFSEHDKLRLLPMCSHAFHMDCLDTWLLSNSTCPLCRATVEKSPTLNDDNNSNSLVVSNKEENGNGCSESEEKQKIMKRVLSVRLGKFRNIGLEGGEGIESGGCSLELDERRCYSMGSYQYVVGDMNLQVVLSQSGEEGENENVEGKRIRSTTKGESFSVSKIWLWSKTSKFHSSNAAFP